From Malaya genurostris strain Urasoe2022 chromosome 2, Malgen_1.1, whole genome shotgun sequence:
TTTTGAACGCCGTTAATAAGGCGTCGACTTGCACTATAAGGAATTGTATAAATGTTTCCCCAGCTTCATACGATGCCAACTCTTCCTCAGCGAGGTTGTGATTGTGATTGATAAATTGGTCAACCCACGGATGCAAacgagttttaaaaaaattttgcacgtGCCTGTTCAACGTCACTAGTATGTAATCGCCCTTGCTGGATTGAactttgaagtgccgattgggcTAGATCTATGTAACCGGTAGGGTAACCAGATTTCAGAGGtgatttcaaagcatttatgAAATCTAGTTCCAAGCAACTAGCAGCGTTATTAACAACAGCACACACTCCGTCTAGCGATTGCGTTCCACGTTCCACGTCGAATGCACTtccgaataatgaaaaatacatcATCCAACATGCTGGAGCATTGCTGCCCGTTTCAATGCTGTACAAAATTATCGCTTTCAGGACGCTTTTAGCTTCGCTTCCTAAGTATTTGGTTCCAGGGAACTTTTTTCGAGATCGAACTAAAAACACAAAGCGATTAGAAATTCATTTATAATAAataacgttacgaagagttttatcgacgacacgacctgccactcgcttttaaaactgtatcgtaaatcgagctacccctcagtaactggtaatgtcaaaatggaatcgcttgaaaaaatgttggaactggcaacacaagttggtaaattattgattttgaaaaacagttaccagtagccttggtaaccacaaaagaaatgtaaacgaaaacaagagattctcacttaaaacgaaaccactgagtgtagttggcccgctggagagtattaaatttattctttcagagatctgccatagctgcataatctgccatagtgattgtgtcgtatgccgctttgaagtcaatggcgcgttgtattctcgacacttttggagtacttgtctcataacgaatatgtaattcgtagtggcgtaccgtaccggcaacgcaaattattcactactgaaaatttgattttggttgtttaaggcaataaaaaacttctcgtgtgttatCTTCAGGGGGAATATATTGATTTAACTaagcaaaaaaactaaaactagtcCACCAAGCCGATTGAATGTCTCCAGGCGACTTGTAACTTCACTAGTAATGATACTAACCGAATAATTATAATCCATCATAATTTCTTGGTGTGAGGGCAGTTTTGAACGCCGTTAATAAGGCGTCGACTTGCACTATAAGGAATTGTATAAATGTTTCCCCAGCTTCATACGATGCCAACTCTTCCTCAGCGAGGTTGTGATTGTGATTGATAAATTGGTCAACCCACGGATGCAAacgagttttaaaaaaattttgcacgtGCCTGTTCAACGTCACTAGTTTGTAATCGCCCTTGCTGGATTGAactttgaagtgccgattgggcTAGATCTATGTAACCGGTAGGGTAACCAGATTTCAGAGGtgatttcaaagcatttatgAAATCTAGTTCCAAGCAACTAGCAGCGTTATTAACAACAGCACACACTCCGTCTAGCGATTGCGTTCCACGTTCCACGTCGAATGCACTtccgaataatgaaaaatacatcATCCAACATGCTGGAGCATTGCTGCCCGTTTCAATGCTGTACAAAATTATCGCTTTCAGGACGCTTTTAGCTTCGCTTCCTAAGTATTTGGTTCCAGGGAACTTTTTTCGAGATCGAACTAAAAACACAAAGCGATTAGAAATTCATTTATACGAATGAGAATATCATTTACACTCACCAAGCATCGGCGTTTGACAAACTTTATATACAATTCAGCCCTCGAAggaattattgttattttttgcagttttttgtaagagtcacttgagatgacgccgattgatggcacagcgatttagctatattgccagttagctttcgtttatagtccaatggactatcttttcactggactacaagtgaaaccctcgctatgtgacaacgtggagtcaccgaagtacggatgaaaatcctttctttctcgcgaaatactcgaattttcaccgcactaacacgatacgacgtgttcactcgttgagggtttcaccggaaggctcaatgtggaattattccacaactgtttcaaactgtttgtttatttattctggtgctccttggtaactagttcatagcaacttaaacagtgttgctcgaatagttagttttcgtcattttcaaggggtcgctatatttatggtaactggtggtaaatcgctcacgaacactttttattccgatttttcttcggagtgtctggtcgtgtcgtcggttttatgtttcataagattatcttatatatttgatatgatgttgaatacactttgtagctatcagggcatattcaggagtgttttagttctagatgcataatttatgtcagttacaaaatttaaatctgtattttataacaagaaaaactggcagccccagcagtgttttactcgtgttccaaatatacaaaaaatagaacggcatcgtagaccagttttaaatttgacagaagaactggtcgaataaataaaactagaacggcttgctggggatacgtttgtttcagtttcagttatattatagaccacccatatgaatctcgcaattgctgaatttgctctcaaTGGAAAtgctaagggcatattcaggagtgttctagttctagatgcataatttatgtcagttttaaaatttaaatctagaaattataacgaaataaactggcagccccagtagcgttttatctgtgtttcaaatatagaaaaaatagaacggcagtgtataccagttttaaatttgacagtagaactggtcgaataaataaaactaaaacggattgctggggatacgtttgtttcagtttcatttacattatagaccacccatatgaatcttgcagctgctgaatttgctctaatagtgaaaaatcattagaatatcatataaagtgaaaatgagaatttagctcagtgtggcATCTCtgtcagagttgccattttaaaatctatgtttcaatttgaaaaatctgtgtaccatctgtgttgcatatttttgatcataatatgtgaaaatctgtaaaaaacgttttaaaaatctgtcatttttatgaaatattcataaaaatctgtaaattctgtgtaaaataggcaaaaaaatctgtgaatatggtaactctgatCTCTGTACGTCAGTACCATGAATGAATATGTggaatgatttattttgattGCTGGTAGACCGTCGTTTTTGTATTTATATTtgaccgatttaaaaaaattgttcaatatgGATGTATTATTACTCACTGGACTTGCGGTAGCTTTATTAGTTATATTGTTAACATTATTCATACTGTCAAGAAGGGATGCAACTAAATTACCAGGTAtttattgtatacaatattccTATGGCAATAATGATTTACTTGTGAGTTAGATCATGCACACAGAGAGAATGAAGCAAACATTCCGCGACGTGTTCAAGTGGTTCGAAATCAACGAAACCGAGCCAGGTTAGCCGCGGAGGCACAACCAGTAGCCGAAGAGAATGATAGCGCTGATGATATCCCCCATGCAGATCCAGATTTGAGCAATGAAAAACTGGGTACAAAAAAGCGAGCAAAACTAGAAGCTAAAGCTGAGAAAAAGGCTCAACGCGAGCACGAGCTTAAATTGCGTgaagaacagaagaaaaaaattgcttTGGCAGAAGAAGAACGATCACGTTTGGAAGAGAAGGAagctgaagaagaaaaaagaaaagagGAAGCTGAAAAAAAAGCTAGAGAGGATCAAGAAAGGAAGGAATACGAGGAATATTTACGAATGAAAGAATCGTTTAGTGTCGAGGAAGAAGGCTATGATCAGGAAGAAGAAGATGAGAAATTAAACCAACTGcaagaatttataaaatttatcaaGGTACTGTTAGAATGATTGGTGTAAGACAACTAATCATGCCTTTTTATTTGCAGC
This genomic window contains:
- the LOC131431439 gene encoding DDRGK domain-containing protein 1, whose protein sequence is MDVLLLTGLAVALLVILLTLFILSRRDATKLPDHAHRENEANIPRRVQVVRNQRNRARLAAEAQPVAEENDSADDIPHADPDLSNEKLGTKKRAKLEAKAEKKAQREHELKLREEQKKKIALAEEERSRLEEKEAEEEKRKEEAEKKAREDQERKEYEEYLRMKESFSVEEEGYDQEEEDEKLNQLQEFIKFIKHNKVIVLEDLAVHFKLKTQAVIDRITELQKEGRLSGVIDDRGKFIYISEEELSAVARFIKQRGRVSITELAENSSNLVNLTPVAVDE